The Streptomyces sp. 135 sequence CGGCGGTCCATGACTGAACATTACGCCTGATGCCCGGCACTGAAACCGGGTTCGACGGCACCGTTTCGATCATTTTCCGATGAACCCGCAACGATCCCGGATTCATGGGCCGGAACCAGTACCCGAGCGGTGGCCAGCAAAACCAGCAGGGCGGCCGCCCCGGCGAGCGCGGGAACCGCGAATCCCCCCGCCGTCCCGCCCCACTCGACGACGGGCCCGGCGGCGGCGGTTCCGAGCGACGCCCCGACGGTGAACGTCGTCACGAGCCAGGAGAACGCCTCGGTGACGGTCCCGCGCGGGGCGTGCCGGTCGACGATGATGAAGGCACACGCCAGCGACGGCGCGAGGAAGACCCCCGCGAGAGCGGAGAGCGCGATCATCGCGAGCGCGCCGGGCACAAGCACCAAGGGCACGTAGCAGACGGCGAGCAGGGCCACCAGGACGCTGAGGCGCTTCTCCGGCACGCCGCTCCACTGCCGCGCGCCGTAGACCGAACCGCCGATCAGCGCGCCGAGCCCGAGCGCCGCCATCATCCAGCCGTACACCGCGTCGCCGCCGTGCCCGTCCGCGTACGACACACCGGCGACGGTGATGGAGCCGAGCGCCATGCCGATGAAGAGGAACGCGCCGAGCAGCGCGAGGAGCCCCGGCGAGCGCAGGGCGCCGAGCCAGTGCGCCTCGCGCGGCTCCGAACGCCAGGCGCGCGAGGGCTGCGACACCACCACGGAGACAGCACCGAGCAGGCCCACGGCGTTCACCACCAGCAGCGCCGCCTGCTCCGACCACAGGGCCACACAGCCCGTCACGAGCAACGGCCCCACGGTGAACATGACTTCCTGGGCGATCGCGTCCATGGCGTACGCCGTGTGGACCTGCTCCTCCTTGCCGAGGACGCTCGGCCACAGGGCCCGCAGGCCGCCCTCCAGAGGCGGCGTGAACAGCCCCGCCGCGCCCACCGCCACGTAGGCCAGGGCCAGCTGGTCGGGGCCGGTGAACGCGAAGGCCGCCATCCCGAGCCCGGAGAGCAGGGCCGCGGGCAGCTGCACGCGCGGCTGGCCGTACAGGTCGACGAGGCGCCCGAGCAGCGGCTGCCCCGCCGCGTTGGCCACGCCGTACACCGCGGCGAGGGCACCGGCCAGGCTGTAGGTGCCGCCCTCGGCCCGGATGAACAGCACGATCGCGATCGCGGCCGTGGCGTTGGGCAGCCGGCCCACCAGCGTCCCGGCGAGCAGCCGTGTCGCGTATCGCGTCCGGAGGATCTCCGCGTAACCCGCAGCCATACCGTCCTGCCCCTCCCCCGCGCCGCCACGGCCGGGGTTTTACGTATAACGTCGAGCGTCATACGTACCATGAGCCCAGTCCGCAGGTCCACCGCGCCCGCACCCGCGGGCCGATCAGGGAGGTGACAGTGGCCGGACCACAGCAGGAAGCCGGAACCCCCCGGCCCCCCACGAGCCGCGACGTCGCGCGCGCCGCAGGCGTCTCACAGGCCACCGTCTCCCTCGTACTCGGCGACAAGTGGCGCGGCCGCGTCGCCGAACCGACCGCCGAGCGCGTGCGCGCCACCGCACGGCACCTCGGCTACCGCCCCAACCTCGCCGCCCGGAACCTGCGCCTCGGCAGGACCAGGACAGCGCTGCTCGTCGTCCCCGCCCTCACCAACGAGTTCTTCGCGCACGTCTACACCGGAGCCGCCCGCGTCGCCGCCCGGCACGGCTTCGGCGTCCTCCTCTACCCCTCCCCCGAAGGCACCGGACCCGCCCGCGACCCCTTCGAGTCGGCACGCGCCTCACTGGACGGCGTCCTCGCCTCCTCCATGGCCTCGGACACCCTCGCCACCATCCGCGGCGACGACCTGCCCCTGGTCATGCTCGACAGCGACCCCGCGCACAGCCTCGGCGCCGCCACCGTCAACCTCGACCTCGCCGAGGGCATGCGCCAGGTGACAGAGCATCTGCTCGCACTCGGCCACCGCGACTTCCTGCACCTCGCGGCAGCCGTCGACTCCTGGACCTTCGACGTACGCGCGGAAGCCCTCGCCACGGCCCTGCACGGCACGGACGCGACCGTACGGCGCGTCGCGGCACCCCTGACCGTCGAGGCCGCCCGCACCGCCGCAGAAGCCGCCCTGGCCCCTCCGGGCCCCCACCCCACGGCGGTCATCTGCGACGACGACTTCCTCGCCGCCGGCGTCTGCAAGGCCGCCCGCCGGCTCGGACTGCGCGTCCCCGAGGACCTCTCGGTGACCGGCTTCGACGACATGACTCTCGCGACCGCCGTCGAGCCGGAACTGACGACCGTACGGCTGCCCGCCGAACACTTCGGCGAGCGCGGCATGGAAACCTTGGTCGCCGTCGTCGAGGGCCGCACCCCCGAAGCCACCCCGCTCCCCGTCGAACTCGTCGTCCGCGGCTCGACCGGGCCCGCCCGCTAGCCCGCCCCGCGCCCCACACACGCGAACGCCCCGCCTCCCGGCCGGACGGCCGGAGCACGGGGCGTTCGCCACAGTGAGCCACCCGATGAACTACTCGACGTCGCCGCCGGACCGCGGCGCGGGCCCGGCATCCTCATCCGTATCACCGGCCGCATCCGTCGCACCGCCCTCGTCCAGCAGACGCGAGAGCTGACGCCCCACGATCCGCTTGAACTTGCGCTGCTGCGGACGCGTACGGTCGAGCACCGCGACCTCCAGGCGCTCGGCGGGAATCTCCCGCTCAGTGCCGTTGGTGTCCCGCGAAAGCGCCCGCACGGCCAGCTTGAGCGCCTCCGCGAGCGTCATGCCGTCATGGTGGTGCTGGTCGAGGTACTGGCTGATCTGCTCGGCGTTACCACCCACGGCGAGCGAACCGTGCTCGTCGACGATGGAACCGTCGTGCGGCAGCCGGTAGATCTGATCGCCCTCGCGGGTCTCGCCCACCTCGGCGACCACCAGCTCCACCTCGTACGGCTTCTCGGCCGCACTGGAGAAGATCGTGCCCAGCGTCTGCGCGTACACATTCGCCAGACCGCGCGCCGTCACGTCGTCCCGGTCGTAGGTATAACCACGGAGATCGGCGTAACGGACGCCGCCGATCCGGAGGTTCTCGTACTCGTTGTACTTGCCGGCGGCCGCGAAACCGATGCGGTCATAGATCTCGCTGAACTTGTGCAGCGCACGGGACGGGTTCTCGCCGACGAACACGATGCCGTCGGCATACTGCAGGACGACCAGACTGCGGCCGCGCGCGATGCCCTTGCGGGCGTATTCCGCCCGGTCGGCCATCTGCTGCTGAGGTGATACATAGAACGGCGTCGACACCGGATCCGTCCCTTTCTGTCAAAAAACTTCAGTCAGTGGCGAATTCGGAGCGATCAGAGCAGCGCGGCGCGCGGGCCGTCCGGCTGTTCCATCCGCTTCTCCAGGATCGAACGCGCGATCGCGGCCGACTCGTCGTCCGTGAGCCGCCGGAACCCCTCGTCGGAGATGACGGTGACAATGGGAAAGATCCGACGAGCCATGTCGGGGCCGCCCGTCGCCGAGTCGTCGTCGGCGGCGTCGTACAGCGCCTGGACGACGAGCGTCGTCGCCTGCTCCTCGGTCAGACCGTCGTGGTACAGCTTCTTCATCGCACCACGCGCGAAGACCGACCCGGAGCCGGTCGCCGCGAACCCGTGCTCCTCGGAGCGGCCGCCCGTGACGTCGTAGGAGAAGATACGGCCCTTCTCGCGGTCCACGTCATACCCCGCGAAGAGCGGCACCACGGCGAGGCCCTGCATGGCCATGCCGAGATTGCCGCGGATCATCGTGGAAAGACGGTTCGCCTTGCCCTCCAGGGAGAGCGTGGCACCCTCCACCTTCTCGAAGTGCTCCAGCTCCAGCTGGAAGAGCTTCACCATCTCCACGGCCAGGCCCGCCGTACCGGCGATGCCCACCGCCGAGTACTCGTCGGCGGGGAAGACCTTCTCGATGTCCCGCTGCGCGATGACGTTCCCCATCG is a genomic window containing:
- a CDS encoding LacI family DNA-binding transcriptional regulator, which translates into the protein MAGPQQEAGTPRPPTSRDVARAAGVSQATVSLVLGDKWRGRVAEPTAERVRATARHLGYRPNLAARNLRLGRTRTALLVVPALTNEFFAHVYTGAARVAARHGFGVLLYPSPEGTGPARDPFESARASLDGVLASSMASDTLATIRGDDLPLVMLDSDPAHSLGAATVNLDLAEGMRQVTEHLLALGHRDFLHLAAAVDSWTFDVRAEALATALHGTDATVRRVAAPLTVEAARTAAEAALAPPGPHPTAVICDDDFLAAGVCKAARRLGLRVPEDLSVTGFDDMTLATAVEPELTTVRLPAEHFGERGMETLVAVVEGRTPEATPLPVELVVRGSTGPAR
- the prcA gene encoding proteasome subunit alpha; this translates as MSTPFYVSPQQQMADRAEYARKGIARGRSLVVLQYADGIVFVGENPSRALHKFSEIYDRIGFAAAGKYNEYENLRIGGVRYADLRGYTYDRDDVTARGLANVYAQTLGTIFSSAAEKPYEVELVVAEVGETREGDQIYRLPHDGSIVDEHGSLAVGGNAEQISQYLDQHHHDGMTLAEALKLAVRALSRDTNGTEREIPAERLEVAVLDRTRPQQRKFKRIVGRQLSRLLDEGGATDAAGDTDEDAGPAPRSGGDVE
- the prcB gene encoding proteasome subunit beta, with the translated sequence MEANPRSTGRLPAAFLTPGSSSFMDFLSEHQPEILPGNRQLPPTKGVIEAPHGTTIVAVTFPGGVVLAGDRRATMGNVIAQRDIEKVFPADEYSAVGIAGTAGLAVEMVKLFQLELEHFEKVEGATLSLEGKANRLSTMIRGNLGMAMQGLAVVPLFAGYDVDREKGRIFSYDVTGGRSEEHGFAATGSGSVFARGAMKKLYHDGLTEEQATTLVVQALYDAADDDSATGGPDMARRIFPIVTVISDEGFRRLTDDESAAIARSILEKRMEQPDGPRAALL
- a CDS encoding MFS transporter translates to MAAGYAEILRTRYATRLLAGTLVGRLPNATAAIAIVLFIRAEGGTYSLAGALAAVYGVANAAGQPLLGRLVDLYGQPRVQLPAALLSGLGMAAFAFTGPDQLALAYVAVGAAGLFTPPLEGGLRALWPSVLGKEEQVHTAYAMDAIAQEVMFTVGPLLVTGCVALWSEQAALLVVNAVGLLGAVSVVVSQPSRAWRSEPREAHWLGALRSPGLLALLGAFLFIGMALGSITVAGVSYADGHGGDAVYGWMMAALGLGALIGGSVYGARQWSGVPEKRLSVLVALLAVCYVPLVLVPGALAMIALSALAGVFLAPSLACAFIIVDRHAPRGTVTEAFSWLVTTFTVGASLGTAAAGPVVEWGGTAGGFAVPALAGAAALLVLLATARVLVPAHESGIVAGSSENDRNGAVEPGFSAGHQA